In the genome of Paenibacillus pabuli, one region contains:
- the thrC gene encoding threonine synthase has protein sequence MRYQGLLQTYKEHLPVNENTPLLTLHEGNTPLVHAENLSEELGLNLYFKYEGLNPTGSFKDRGMVMAVAKAVEEGSRTIMCASTGNTSAAAAAYAARAGLNCIVLIPNNNIALGKLAQAMIYGAKVIAINGNFDRALEIVREITAKHPITLVNSVNPFRIEGQKTAAFEVIEQLGQAPDVLAIPVGNAGNISAYWKGFKEYKEAGKSNSLPRMVGFEAEGAMAIVKGEPILEPETVATAIRIGNPASWKTAVAAAEESGGQINYVTDEEILTAYRTIAAREGIFAEPASAASVAGVYKLKSEGYFKGGETVVCVLTGHGLKDPNIAIKTVATEPLVVEDSEEAVMAAIAQLEQQSV, from the coding sequence ATGAGATATCAAGGATTACTGCAAACGTATAAAGAGCACCTTCCGGTTAATGAGAACACGCCTCTGCTTACACTTCACGAAGGAAACACCCCTCTGGTTCATGCGGAGAATCTGTCCGAGGAACTCGGATTGAATTTATATTTCAAATATGAAGGTCTGAATCCGACCGGATCATTTAAAGACCGTGGCATGGTTATGGCTGTTGCCAAAGCAGTGGAAGAAGGCAGCCGTACGATCATGTGTGCATCGACAGGTAACACTTCAGCGGCAGCAGCAGCGTATGCGGCTCGTGCTGGTCTGAACTGTATCGTTTTGATTCCGAATAACAACATTGCGCTGGGTAAACTAGCTCAAGCCATGATTTATGGAGCTAAGGTGATTGCGATTAATGGCAACTTTGACCGTGCATTGGAAATTGTGCGTGAAATTACTGCCAAACATCCAATTACGCTCGTGAACTCCGTGAATCCGTTCCGGATTGAAGGACAGAAAACGGCTGCATTTGAAGTTATTGAACAGCTTGGTCAAGCACCTGATGTACTCGCAATTCCAGTGGGTAACGCAGGAAACATCTCGGCTTACTGGAAAGGGTTCAAAGAGTATAAAGAAGCAGGCAAATCAAACTCCCTGCCTCGTATGGTCGGTTTTGAAGCGGAAGGCGCCATGGCGATTGTCAAAGGTGAACCGATCCTTGAGCCTGAAACCGTAGCAACAGCTATTCGAATTGGTAATCCGGCAAGCTGGAAAACCGCTGTAGCTGCAGCTGAGGAGTCTGGCGGACAGATTAACTATGTTACTGATGAAGAAATTCTGACAGCATATCGTACGATCGCCGCTCGTGAAGGGATTTTTGCTGAACCAGCATCCGCTGCATCTGTTGCTGGTGTATATAAACTGAAGAGTGAAGGGTATTTTAAAGGCGGAGAGACTGTAGTTTGCGTACTGACAGGACATGGTCTCAAAGATCCTAATATTGCAATCAAAACGGTAGCGACTGAGCCGCTTGTTGTGGAAGATTCCGAAGAAGCGGTTATGGCGGCAATTGCACAGCTGGAGCAACAATCCGTATGA
- a CDS encoding homoserine dehydrogenase, whose product MKPVKVGLLGLGTVGTGVVRIVEGNQEDLSSQVGSPIIIEKIAVKNTEKDRVIAVDRAKLTEDPWEVIRHPDIDVIVEVMGGIDQTKEYILEALERGKHIVTANKDLMALHGSEILAKAQEKQCDVFYEASVAGGIPIIRTLIEGFSSDRITRIMGIVNGTTNFILTKMSQEGASYEEVLAEAQALGYAETDPTSDVEGLDAARKMAILGTLGFRTNVELKDVAVKGITSVTRDDITYAKRLGYEMKLLGIADRRDDEITISVQPTMVRQNHPIASVNGVFNAVYVHGEAVGETMFYGAGAGELPTATSVVADIVAVIKNLKLGVNGHKAIVPYKQKRLQSDEHIMSKNFILLHVDDKAGVLAQITQIFAEYEVSLASVVQQPNEHNPDAEIIIVTHNASKASMDKVLKHFESLAVIRRIKSVYRVEG is encoded by the coding sequence GTGAAACCGGTAAAAGTGGGATTGTTGGGTCTGGGAACGGTGGGGACTGGGGTCGTTCGCATCGTGGAAGGAAATCAGGAGGATCTGAGCAGTCAGGTTGGATCACCAATCATCATTGAGAAAATTGCAGTGAAGAATACAGAGAAGGATCGTGTTATTGCTGTAGACCGTGCGAAGCTCACTGAAGATCCATGGGAAGTCATTCGTCACCCGGATATTGATGTTATCGTGGAAGTTATGGGTGGCATTGATCAGACCAAAGAGTATATTCTTGAAGCACTGGAGCGGGGCAAGCATATCGTAACTGCGAACAAGGATTTAATGGCTCTGCACGGTTCCGAGATCTTGGCCAAGGCACAGGAAAAGCAATGTGATGTATTCTATGAAGCGAGTGTTGCCGGAGGCATTCCGATCATCCGCACACTGATTGAAGGCTTCTCATCCGACCGGATTACACGCATTATGGGGATTGTGAACGGAACAACGAACTTTATTTTGACTAAAATGAGCCAGGAAGGCGCCTCGTATGAGGAGGTTCTTGCAGAGGCTCAAGCACTCGGATATGCAGAAACTGATCCAACTTCGGATGTCGAAGGACTCGATGCAGCTCGCAAAATGGCGATTCTGGGTACTTTGGGCTTCCGTACCAATGTGGAACTGAAAGATGTAGCCGTTAAGGGGATTACATCCGTAACACGTGACGATATTACGTATGCCAAAAGACTAGGTTACGAGATGAAGCTATTGGGTATCGCAGATCGTCGGGATGATGAGATCACCATTAGTGTTCAGCCGACGATGGTAAGACAGAATCATCCGATTGCATCCGTCAATGGGGTGTTCAATGCAGTGTATGTACATGGAGAAGCTGTAGGTGAGACCATGTTCTACGGTGCGGGCGCAGGCGAGCTTCCAACGGCAACTTCAGTAGTAGCAGATATTGTCGCTGTGATCAAAAACCTGAAGCTCGGCGTGAATGGTCACAAAGCGATTGTGCCTTATAAACAGAAGCGCCTGCAAAGTGATGAGCACATTATGTCGAAAAACTTTATTTTGCTGCATGTGGATGACAAGGCAGGGGTACTGGCGCAAATCACACAAATCTTCGCTGAATACGAAGTCAGCCTCGCTTCCGTTGTGCAACAGCCGAACGAGCACAACCCGGATGCTGAGATCATCATCGTTACACATAACGCCAGCAAGGCAAGCATGGATAAAGTATTGAAACACTTTGAATCCCTTGCCGTCATTCGTCGCATTAAGAGTGTGTATCGGGTGGAAGGATAA
- a CDS encoding ACT domain-containing protein, with amino-acid sequence MNERYYLVREDILPEAVVKTMQVKELLASGDVKTVHEAVEQVGLSRSAFYKYKDGIHLINQLERERIVTISIDLEHQSGILSRVLGHVAGYGANVLTINQSIPLQGRANVVISVETSHLHGEIGEMLDRMQDMPGVRRTRIVGQG; translated from the coding sequence GTGAATGAACGCTATTACTTAGTACGGGAAGACATTTTGCCAGAGGCGGTTGTGAAGACCATGCAGGTAAAAGAACTGCTGGCTTCCGGGGATGTTAAAACAGTTCATGAGGCGGTTGAACAGGTTGGATTAAGCCGAAGTGCCTTTTATAAGTACAAGGATGGTATCCATTTGATCAATCAGCTTGAACGGGAGAGAATTGTAACAATCTCCATTGATTTGGAGCATCAGTCAGGAATATTGTCTCGTGTGCTCGGACATGTAGCTGGTTATGGAGCCAACGTGCTCACTATTAATCAAAGTATCCCGCTCCAGGGAAGAGCCAACGTTGTCATTTCAGTGGAGACGTCGCATCTTCATGGAGAAATCGGAGAAATGCTCGATCGCATGCAGGATATGCCCGGGGTTCGACGCACGCGCATAGTAGGTCAAGGTTAA
- the obgE gene encoding GTPase ObgE: MFVDKAKIYVKAGDGGDGIISFRREKYVPNGGPAGGDGGRGADIIFRVDEGLRTLMDFRYQRHFKAPRGEKGRNKSQHGANAENMIVRIPPGTVILDEDSGEVLADLTRHGQQVVVARGGRGGRGNIRFATPNNPAPELAENGEEGEERYIVLELKVMADVGLVGFPSVGKSTLLSVVSAAKPKIGAYHFTTITPNLGVVGVGEGRSFVMADLPGLIEGAHEGIGLGHEFLRHVERTRIIIHVVDMSGSEGRDPFEDWQKINEELKLYNPVLAERPQVVAANKMDMPDSEANLEQFLQKAREVQPNIEVMPISSLTRKGIQELLYRAADLLDQIPDEPVVEEVADLSERKVYSLDKKEDEGFRIVRENEIFVVESAKIERMMKRMQLNSHEAILKLARTLRHMGVDAELRKRGAEEGTIVRIGDFEFEFVEGSSYY; the protein is encoded by the coding sequence ATGTTTGTAGATAAAGCTAAGATTTACGTAAAAGCCGGAGACGGAGGGGACGGAATTATTTCGTTTCGTCGTGAGAAGTATGTACCGAACGGCGGACCTGCCGGGGGGGATGGAGGCAGAGGAGCCGACATCATTTTCCGTGTGGATGAAGGTCTGCGTACGTTGATGGATTTCCGTTACCAGCGTCACTTCAAGGCCCCTCGTGGTGAGAAGGGACGCAATAAAAGTCAGCATGGCGCAAACGCTGAGAACATGATTGTACGTATTCCACCAGGAACTGTGATTTTGGATGAAGACAGTGGAGAAGTGCTGGCTGATTTGACACGTCATGGTCAACAGGTTGTCGTTGCTCGAGGTGGTCGAGGCGGACGGGGAAACATTCGTTTTGCCACGCCTAACAATCCAGCGCCAGAACTGGCCGAAAATGGTGAAGAGGGCGAAGAACGTTACATCGTACTTGAGCTTAAGGTCATGGCAGATGTCGGTTTGGTTGGTTTCCCGAGTGTCGGAAAATCTACGCTGTTGTCTGTTGTTTCGGCAGCCAAGCCTAAGATTGGAGCATATCATTTTACAACCATTACACCTAACCTGGGTGTTGTTGGTGTGGGTGAAGGTCGCAGCTTTGTTATGGCCGACTTGCCGGGCCTGATTGAAGGTGCTCACGAAGGTATTGGGCTTGGACATGAGTTCTTGCGTCACGTAGAGCGTACACGTATTATCATTCATGTCGTTGACATGTCGGGTTCTGAAGGACGCGATCCCTTCGAAGACTGGCAGAAAATCAACGAGGAACTAAAATTGTACAATCCTGTACTCGCTGAAAGACCACAGGTTGTAGCAGCTAATAAAATGGACATGCCGGATTCCGAAGCTAATCTGGAACAATTCTTGCAGAAGGCTCGTGAAGTTCAACCGAATATCGAAGTTATGCCTATTTCATCTCTGACACGGAAAGGGATTCAAGAGCTTTTGTATCGTGCGGCTGATCTGCTCGATCAAATTCCGGACGAGCCAGTGGTTGAAGAAGTCGCAGACTTATCCGAACGTAAAGTGTACAGCTTGGACAAAAAAGAGGACGAAGGCTTCCGTATTGTGCGGGAGAATGAAATCTTCGTTGTTGAAAGTGCCAAGATTGAACGTATGATGAAACGGATGCAGCTGAATTCGCATGAAGCTATTCTCAAATTGGCGCGTACATTGCGACATATGGGTGTGGATGCCGAACTGCGTAAACGCGGAGCTGAAGAAGGCACCATTGTGCGCATTGGCGATTTTGAGTTCGAATTTGTGGAAGGCAGCAGCTATTATTAA
- a CDS encoding Spo0B domain-containing protein, with amino-acid sequence MKSWKRVPWIAACSLLIPLVFVMLYPVVIAIAVYALWSVAVLFVSVNVMKRQAEAERRTIIQSMEKTAIASLNHHRHDWMNDLQVLYGYLRLGKLDKSVQCVERIVERVNEESRISRLGIPSLVFYLQSFRASGVALELHVVVEEELQLSALVSPEDGESLTGAIADAIRAYQYGGGRSSWGEVRKLTLNFGQDHGDVVVRLDGDQTPDPETLRQLNAVLKGKKVRTEQLPSEDTFIQFRMPCGI; translated from the coding sequence ATGAAATCTTGGAAAAGAGTGCCGTGGATTGCGGCATGTTCACTTCTGATTCCTTTGGTTTTCGTTATGCTGTATCCAGTGGTTATTGCAATTGCTGTGTACGCATTGTGGTCCGTCGCCGTGCTTTTTGTTTCTGTGAACGTGATGAAGAGACAGGCAGAGGCGGAACGCAGAACCATCATACAATCTATGGAAAAGACAGCAATTGCATCATTAAATCATCATAGGCATGATTGGATGAACGATCTTCAGGTGTTGTATGGATATCTTCGGCTAGGCAAACTTGATAAATCAGTGCAATGTGTGGAAAGAATAGTAGAGCGGGTTAACGAAGAAAGCCGAATCTCCAGATTGGGTATTCCTTCACTCGTATTTTATCTCCAATCTTTCCGGGCCAGTGGAGTCGCTCTGGAATTGCACGTGGTTGTAGAGGAAGAGTTGCAGCTTAGTGCTCTGGTCTCTCCCGAGGATGGCGAGTCGCTTACGGGGGCGATTGCCGATGCGATTCGAGCCTATCAATATGGCGGCGGCCGGTCGTCTTGGGGAGAGGTTCGCAAACTGACCTTGAACTTCGGACAGGATCACGGAGATGTAGTTGTCCGGCTGGATGGGGATCAAACACCCGATCCGGAAACATTACGGCAGCTCAATGCCGTACTCAAAGGAAAAAAAGTCAGAACGGAGCAGCTTCCGTCTGAGGATACGTTTATACAATTCAGAATGCCTTGCGGAATATAG
- the rpmA gene encoding 50S ribosomal protein L27, with protein MLKLNLQLFASKKGVGSTKNGRDSNAQRLGVKRADGQTVTGGSILVRQRGTKIHPGTNVGIGKDDTLFAKVDGVVKFERWGRDRKKVSIYPVNVAPVAAAVEA; from the coding sequence ATGTTGAAATTAAATCTTCAGTTATTCGCATCGAAAAAAGGTGTAGGTTCCACGAAGAATGGTCGTGACAGTAACGCACAACGCCTTGGCGTTAAACGTGCTGACGGACAAACAGTAACTGGTGGTAGCATTCTCGTTCGCCAACGCGGTACGAAAATTCACCCAGGTACTAACGTGGGTATCGGTAAAGATGACACTTTGTTTGCGAAAGTTGACGGCGTTGTGAAATTCGAACGTTGGGGACGCGATCGTAAAAAAGTAAGCATCTACCCTGTGAATGTTGCTCCAGTAGCAGCTGCAGTAGAAGCATAA
- a CDS encoding ribosomal-processing cysteine protease Prp, which produces MIIVQVFRNDDGSIDRFSIKGHANFAKRGEDIVCAGVSAVTVGTVNSIETLTGVEMDAKMKNGFLSASLPVLEKDGTWSQVQLLLESMVLMLTDIAESYGKYIQIEQVK; this is translated from the coding sequence GTGATTATCGTTCAAGTCTTTCGTAATGATGACGGGAGCATCGATCGTTTCTCCATCAAAGGGCATGCTAATTTTGCCAAGCGAGGAGAAGACATCGTATGTGCCGGGGTATCCGCTGTTACAGTAGGTACGGTGAACTCGATCGAAACATTGACTGGTGTCGAAATGGACGCCAAGATGAAGAATGGCTTTTTAAGCGCTTCTTTACCGGTGTTGGAGAAAGACGGAACCTGGTCCCAGGTACAATTGCTGCTCGAATCCATGGTGCTTATGCTCACTGATATTGCAGAGTCATACGGAAAGTATATTCAGATAGAGCAAGTCAAATAA
- the rplU gene encoding 50S ribosomal protein L21 yields MYAIIETGGKQYKVQEGDVLFIEKLTANDGESVTFDRVLAVSNDQGLTAGTPLVSGATVTAKVEKHGKGQKVVVYKYKPKKNYHVKQGHRQPYTKVTIEAIKA; encoded by the coding sequence ATGTACGCAATTATTGAAACAGGTGGCAAACAGTACAAAGTCCAAGAGGGCGATGTTCTGTTCATCGAGAAATTGACTGCGAACGATGGCGAAAGCGTAACGTTCGACCGTGTCCTGGCTGTATCTAACGATCAAGGTTTGACAGCAGGTACACCATTGGTTTCCGGAGCAACTGTAACGGCTAAAGTGGAGAAACATGGCAAAGGACAAAAGGTTGTTGTATACAAATACAAACCTAAAAAGAACTACCATGTGAAGCAAGGTCACCGTCAACCGTATACAAAAGTAACTATCGAAGCAATCAAAGCGTAA
- a CDS encoding Rne/Rng family ribonuclease, with product MKQMIVHNEHNLMQMALLEEGKAVEFMAERTRERGLLGSYFKGRVVNVLPGMQAAFVDIGQKKNAFLYVDDVLHPNLEKQPKVKPSIAELLRPGQDVIVQVLKEPVGSKGARVTTHYSLPGRWLVYMPLADYVAVSKKIAREGDRSRLKILGEQLRRDEEGLIIRTVSAEEQREAIQADLETLREHWRLIREKADSLPSPSLLHRDHSMVQRIIRDVYTPGIDEVITDNDVQARELSALLEEICPGHQPKVQVYRGEESIFAAYRVQEQLNKDFARKVWLPGGGYIVIDHTEALTVVDVNTGKYTGAGGDSLEETVTETNMQAAVEIARLMRLRDIGGMIIVDFIDMEEAMNRHEVAATLENELKKDRTKAFVIGWTKLGLLELTRKKVREESTLPYVEPCSSCHGTGKRYISPLH from the coding sequence ATGAAACAAATGATTGTACATAATGAACATAACCTCATGCAAATGGCGCTTCTGGAAGAAGGCAAAGCTGTAGAATTCATGGCAGAGCGTACACGCGAGCGTGGACTGCTGGGTTCGTATTTCAAAGGACGGGTAGTGAACGTGTTACCAGGTATGCAAGCTGCTTTTGTGGATATCGGTCAGAAAAAGAATGCTTTTCTGTATGTGGACGATGTATTGCATCCCAATCTGGAGAAACAACCCAAAGTGAAGCCCTCGATCGCGGAGCTGCTTCGTCCAGGTCAAGATGTAATCGTTCAGGTCCTGAAGGAGCCAGTAGGAAGCAAAGGAGCCCGGGTGACGACTCATTATTCGCTGCCGGGCCGCTGGCTTGTCTACATGCCTTTAGCGGATTATGTAGCTGTCTCCAAGAAAATTGCTCGTGAGGGGGATCGATCCCGCCTCAAGATCCTGGGTGAACAACTGAGACGGGACGAAGAGGGGCTTATCATACGAACCGTATCCGCAGAGGAACAGAGGGAAGCCATTCAGGCCGACCTGGAAACATTACGTGAGCACTGGCGTCTGATTCGTGAAAAAGCGGATAGTTTGCCTTCACCAAGCCTGCTGCACCGGGATCATAGTATGGTTCAGCGGATCATTCGTGATGTGTATACACCTGGCATTGATGAAGTGATTACGGACAATGATGTACAAGCTCGTGAATTGAGTGCTTTGCTGGAGGAAATCTGTCCAGGCCATCAACCTAAAGTACAGGTGTATAGGGGAGAAGAATCGATTTTTGCTGCTTATCGAGTGCAGGAGCAGTTGAACAAGGATTTTGCCCGCAAGGTATGGCTGCCTGGAGGCGGATATATTGTCATTGATCATACCGAGGCACTCACTGTAGTTGATGTCAATACAGGCAAGTACACAGGAGCAGGCGGCGACAGTCTGGAAGAGACAGTAACGGAGACGAACATGCAGGCAGCGGTTGAGATCGCCCGTTTAATGCGTCTTCGGGATATCGGCGGCATGATTATTGTGGACTTCATTGATATGGAGGAAGCGATGAATCGGCATGAAGTTGCGGCAACGCTGGAAAATGAACTCAAGAAGGATCGAACCAAGGCTTTTGTCATAGGTTGGACCAAGCTGGGCTTGCTCGAACTTACCCGTAAGAAGGTACGGGAGGAGAGCACGCTCCCTTACGTGGAGCCGTGTTCTTCCTGTCATGGGACAGGTAAAAGATATATTTCGCCTTTGCATTGA
- a CDS encoding M50 family metallopeptidase: MIRLWGVRISFHPFFVIIMMASLLTGNFIELITLFAIVFIHECGHAAAAALLGCRVLSIQMLPFGGVAVIEDAGNITARREIIIALAGPFQNMLMVGVVLLLKYGGLGDPIFLDYIIQGNLLIALFNLLPVLPLDGGKIVQALVSLAAPYYTTLMWTYRISILCSAGVILVAIGRWFIGDYGLPLNILLIGIFLFYSNVIDYRNIPYRFIRFLMNREGAFTRHAATGSLAQPIISFPAKPLETILRLLKRERYHMIYVMNRQGRIMAVLPEQRIIGSYFKQDTDKL; the protein is encoded by the coding sequence TTGATTAGGTTGTGGGGGGTACGGATCTCGTTTCATCCTTTTTTTGTGATTATCATGATGGCTTCCCTGTTGACCGGGAACTTTATCGAACTCATCACACTTTTTGCTATCGTTTTTATTCATGAATGTGGACATGCTGCAGCGGCAGCCCTTCTGGGCTGCCGTGTCCTTTCGATACAGATGCTTCCTTTTGGTGGCGTCGCCGTTATTGAGGACGCCGGAAATATTACAGCCCGTCGGGAGATCATTATCGCTTTGGCAGGTCCTTTTCAAAATATGCTCATGGTTGGAGTTGTTTTGTTGCTGAAGTACGGGGGCCTGGGAGACCCGATATTTTTGGATTATATTATACAGGGGAATCTGTTAATTGCCCTATTTAACCTGCTACCCGTGTTGCCACTGGACGGCGGTAAAATTGTACAGGCACTTGTCAGTCTTGCTGCTCCCTACTATACAACATTGATGTGGACCTACAGAATCAGCATTCTGTGCAGCGCAGGGGTGATTTTGGTTGCTATTGGTCGTTGGTTTATCGGCGATTACGGGCTGCCGTTAAATATCCTGCTGATCGGGATTTTTCTGTTCTACTCCAATGTGATCGATTACCGAAATATTCCCTACCGATTTATCCGATTTCTGATGAATCGTGAAGGTGCATTCACCCGACATGCAGCTACAGGCAGTTTGGCGCAGCCGATAATCTCATTTCCGGCGAAACCTTTGGAGACTATTTTGCGTCTATTAAAGAGAGAAAGATACCATATGATATATGTGATGAATAGACAGGGAAGAATCATGGCCGTTTTGCCTGAGCAGCGAATCATCGGTTCTTATTTCAAACAAGATACGGATAAGTTATAA
- a CDS encoding M23 family metallopeptidase produces the protein MNTKLRIKQRREERIRRLMDGATEEMMQQRESVPISDKRTSAQRNPFSAMDIQENLRTARSSLAEQERDPEWLWKKENGHYGPGGYPRFSLMKSFVGRTVVSVLLFGGVWGMFQLNTSWTAPAKTVIADVLHRDMDFAYAAAWYERHFGGTPSFLPVLEHTTDPVNGSGIRHLLGKPISGTVVQPFAMSMKGIEIVPEAGSTGLVQVVSSGAGRVLQVLDDPENGTTVVIQHSGQVTAIYGRLNESEVQMNDWVEAGDAVGSLKETGNDQPATLYFAVKEGEQYVDPAEVVALD, from the coding sequence AGAGAAGAGAAGAGCGCATTCGGCGATTAATGGATGGTGCTACGGAAGAAATGATGCAGCAGCGAGAATCGGTCCCGATATCCGATAAGCGTACATCTGCGCAACGTAATCCGTTCTCGGCTATGGATATACAAGAAAATCTACGAACAGCAAGATCTTCACTGGCTGAACAGGAAAGAGACCCAGAATGGCTGTGGAAAAAAGAGAACGGGCATTATGGTCCTGGTGGCTACCCACGCTTCAGTCTGATGAAGTCATTCGTGGGACGAACGGTGGTTAGTGTTTTATTATTTGGCGGCGTCTGGGGAATGTTCCAGTTGAATACGTCATGGACGGCACCTGCCAAAACCGTAATCGCTGATGTGCTGCACCGGGATATGGATTTTGCCTATGCCGCTGCCTGGTATGAAAGACATTTTGGCGGAACCCCATCATTCCTGCCTGTTCTTGAACATACCACGGATCCTGTGAACGGGTCGGGGATTCGGCATCTGCTGGGCAAACCGATCTCGGGAACGGTCGTTCAGCCTTTTGCAATGAGCATGAAAGGCATTGAAATTGTTCCCGAAGCTGGCAGTACAGGACTCGTTCAAGTTGTCAGCTCAGGTGCTGGACGAGTACTTCAAGTATTGGATGATCCCGAAAATGGAACTACGGTTGTCATCCAGCACTCTGGCCAAGTCACAGCCATATATGGACGCTTGAACGAGAGTGAAGTCCAGATGAATGATTGGGTAGAAGCGGGGGACGCTGTCGGCAGCCTAAAGGAGACAGGAAATGATCAACCTGCCACATTATATTTCGCTGTAAAAGAGGGCGAGCAGTACGTAGACCCAGCGGAAGTGGTTGCCCTTGATTAG